The Xanthomonas indica sequence CCAGATCAGCGGCGTGTCCTCGGTGGACATCGGCGGCGCCTCCACCCCGGCGGTGCGGGTGGACGTGAACCTGCGCGCGCTCAATGCCATGGGCCTGACCCCGGACGACCTGCGCAACGCGGTGCGCGCGGCCAACGTCACCTCGCCCACCGGCTTCCTCAGCGACGGCACCACCACCACCGCCATCGTCGCCAACGACGCGGTGGCCAAGGCCGCCGACTTCGGCCAGGTGGTGATCAGCCAGCAGCAGGGCCGCACGGTGCGCCTGCGCGACATCGCCAACGTCTACGACGGCCAGCAGGACGCCTACCAGGCGGCCTGGTTCGGCGGCAAGCCGGCGGTGGTGATGTACGTGTTCACCCGCGCCGGCGCCAACATCGTGGAGACGGTGGACCGGGTCAAGGCCGAGATCCCGATGCTGCGCACCTACCTGCAGCCGGGCACCAGGATGACGGCGTACTTCGACCGCACCCCGACCATCCGCGCCTCGCTCAACGAGGTGCAGGCCACGCTGATGATCAGCCTGGCGATGGTGGTGCTAACCATGGCGCTGTTCCTGCGCCGGCTGGCGCCCACGCTGATCGCCGCGGCCACCGTGCCGCTGTCGCTGGCCGGCGCGGCGCTGGCGATGCACGTGATGGGCTTCACCCTCAACAACCTGAGCCTGCTGGCGCTGGTGATCGCGATCGGCTTCGTCGTCGACGATGCGATCGTGGTCATCGAGAACATCATGCGCCACCTCGACGAAGGCATGTCGCGGCTGGAGGCGGCGCTGGCCGGTGCGCGCGAGATCGGCTTCACCATCGTCTCGATCACCGCCTCGCTGGTGGCGGTGTTCATTCCGATCCTGTTCGCCAGCGGCATGATCGGGGTGTTCTTCCGCGAGTTCACCGTCACCCTGGTGGCGGCGATCTGCGTCTCGGCGGTGGTCTCGCTCACGCTCACCCCGGCGCTGTGCAGCCGCTTCCTGTCCGCGCACGCCGAACCGGAACGCCCCAGCCGCTTCGGCGCCTGGCTGGAGCGCATGCACGAACGCATGCTGCGCGTGTACACCGTGGCGCTGGACTTCTCGTTGCGCCACGCGCTGCTGCTGGCGCTGACCCCGCTGCTGCTGATCGTGGCCACGGTGTTCCTGGCCGGCGCGGTCAAGAAGGGCTCGTTCCCGGCGCAGGACACCGGCCTGATCTGGGGCCGCGCCACCTCCAGCGCCACCGTGTCCTTCGCCGACATGGTCAGCCGCCAGCGCCGCATCACCGACATGCTGATGTCCGACCCGGCGGTGAAGATCGTCGGCGCGCGCCTGGGCAGCAGCCGCCAGGGTTCCAGCGCCAGCTTCAACATCGAACTCAAGCGCCGCGACGAAGGCCGCACCGACACCACCGCCGAGGTCCTGGCACGGCTCAGCGCCAAGGCCGACCGCTACCCCGACCTGCAGCTGCGCCTGCGCGCGATCCAGGACCTGCCCAGCGACGGCGGCGGCGGCACCAGCCAGGGCGCGCAGTACCGCGTCTCGCTGCAGGGCAACGACAACGCGCAGCTGCAGGAGTGGCTGCCGAAACTGCAGGCCGCGCTGAAGCAGAACCCCAAGCTGCGCGATGTCGGCACCGACGTGGACAACGCCGGCCTGCGCCAGAACATCGTCATCGACCGCGCCCTGGCCGCGCGCCTGGGCGTGTCGATCGGCGCCATCGACGGCGCGCTGTACGGCGCGTTCGGCCAGCGCCAGATCTCCACCATCTACTCCGACCTCAACCAGTACAGCGTGGTGGTCAACGCGCTGCCGGACCAGACCGCCACGCCGGCGGCGCTGAACCGCATCTACGTGCCCACCCGCAACGGCACGATGATCCCGCTGACGGCGGTGGCGCACCAGGTGCCGGGCCTGGCGCCGTCGCAGATCACCCACATGAACCAGTACACGACCATGGACCTGAGCTACAACCTGGCCCCTGGCGTGAGCACCGGCGAGGGCGATGCGATCATCGCCGCCACCGTGGCCGGGCTGCGCATGCCCGGCGACATCCGCATCGCCGATGGCGGCGGCTTCGGCGTGCAGCTGCAGCCGAACTCGATGCTGGTGCTGGTGCTGGCCGCGAT is a genomic window containing:
- a CDS encoding efflux RND transporter permease subunit — protein: MNISAPFIRRPIGTALLAIGLFVIGMMCYLRLGVAALPNISIPVIFVQASQAGADAATMASTVTAPLERHLGQVPGIDTMRSSSSEGNSQVFMVFQSNRNIDSAAQDVESAINAAQADLPSGLATPRYQKANPNDDPVIAIALTSDTQSADELYNVADSLLAQRLRQISGVSSVDIGGASTPAVRVDVNLRALNAMGLTPDDLRNAVRAANVTSPTGFLSDGTTTTAIVANDAVAKAADFGQVVISQQQGRTVRLRDIANVYDGQQDAYQAAWFGGKPAVVMYVFTRAGANIVETVDRVKAEIPMLRTYLQPGTRMTAYFDRTPTIRASLNEVQATLMISLAMVVLTMALFLRRLAPTLIAAATVPLSLAGAALAMHVMGFTLNNLSLLALVIAIGFVVDDAIVVIENIMRHLDEGMSRLEAALAGAREIGFTIVSITASLVAVFIPILFASGMIGVFFREFTVTLVAAICVSAVVSLTLTPALCSRFLSAHAEPERPSRFGAWLERMHERMLRVYTVALDFSLRHALLLALTPLLLIVATVFLAGAVKKGSFPAQDTGLIWGRATSSATVSFADMVSRQRRITDMLMSDPAVKIVGARLGSSRQGSSASFNIELKRRDEGRTDTTAEVLARLSAKADRYPDLQLRLRAIQDLPSDGGGGTSQGAQYRVSLQGNDNAQLQEWLPKLQAALKQNPKLRDVGTDVDNAGLRQNIVIDRALAARLGVSIGAIDGALYGAFGQRQISTIYSDLNQYSVVVNALPDQTATPAALNRIYVPTRNGTMIPLTAVAHQVPGLAPSQITHMNQYTTMDLSYNLAPGVSTGEGDAIIAATVAGLRMPGDIRIADGGGFGVQLQPNSMLVLVLAAIVVVYIVLGMLYESLVHPVTILSTLPAAGMGALLALWVTGTELSVISMIALVLLIGIVKKNAIMMIDFALVAEREHGKTPLEAAREACIVRFRPIMMTTMVAILAAVPLAVGLGEGSELRRPLGIAMIGGLLISQSLTLLSTPALYVIFSCLRERWYARRARRRERRQLRVA